Proteins from one Juglans microcarpa x Juglans regia isolate MS1-56 chromosome 6S, Jm3101_v1.0, whole genome shotgun sequence genomic window:
- the LOC121236544 gene encoding uncharacterized protein LOC121236544, translated as MAARRRVRTLEDLNEDYNGGGCTFEQFNRTHPPTFDGRGNANAAEYWIQDIEEIFGVLDCTDQQKVKFAAFKLSGEAKRWWNSEKVIREAEGIGADRDARAREFTNLVQGTMTVRQYAARFAELSRFAAYLIPNEEKKTRKFEEGLNYRIYERVMVLQIQNFSKLVHKATLVEQNLKRGAELQEQRKRAAPQGFPSSDQGKEVGSCFKCGKDGHFIRECPLLAENNRRPNPPQNFRPNSQGNNQRRTVPARVFALTPGEAEDKEDVITGIIL; from the exons ATGGCTGCTCGTCGTAGAGTTCGAACtcttgaagatttgaatgaAGACTACAATGGTGGGGGTTGCACGTTCGAACAATTTAATCGAACACATCCTcccacctttgatggaagaggtaATGCGAACGCTGCGGAATATTGGATAcaagacattgaagaaatatttggtgTTTTGGATTGTACCGATCAGCAAAAAGTCAAGTTCGCAGCATTCAAACTATCTGGAGAAGCAAAGAGATGGTGGAATTCTGAGAAAGTTATCAGGGAAGCTGAGGGGATTGGG GCCGATAGGGATGCAAGAGCCCGAGAGTTCACCAATTTGGTGCAAGGGACCATGACTGTGCGCCAGTATGCTGCAAGGTTTGCAGAATTATCACGTTTTGCTGCATACTTGATTCCCaatgaggagaaaaagactAGGAAGTTTGAAGAAGGTTTGAACTACAGGATCTATGAGCGGGTGATGGTCTtacagattcagaatttttcaaaattagtgCACAAGGCGACGCTAGTTGAACAGAATCTTAAGAGGGGTGCTGAATTGcaagaacagaggaagagagcGGCTCCGCAAGGGTTTCCTAGTTCGGATCAAGG GAAGGAAGTGGGATCATGTTTCAAATGCGGTAAAGATGGGCATTTCATTAGAGAATGTCCATTGCTTGCGGAGAACAATAGAAGGCCCAACCCACCCCAAAACTTCAGGCCGAATAGTCAAGGCAACAATCAGCGGAGGACGGTACCTGCTCGGGTGTTTGCTTTGACACCGGGAGAAGCTGAGGACAAGGAGGATGTCATCACAGGTATAATTCTCTAG